Proteins co-encoded in one Prunus persica cultivar Lovell chromosome G6, Prunus_persica_NCBIv2, whole genome shotgun sequence genomic window:
- the LOC18772108 gene encoding NDR1/HIN1-like protein 3, which translates to MTNPETYKVPEFNVTNAQLNRLNYTETNHTLSYNLALNITLTNPNKKILFKLTDIQVIAYHQNKRFGLVTLMDRQTSFDQNPKSSSVFNNAVIQGWKPMMFEEPVLPNADLYNIDVVIAFREKGAGLSGQVMCNLKLPLSFNGTSWNCYKTRKCSKVFYYRGS; encoded by the coding sequence ATGACAAATCCGGAGACATACAAAGTCCCTGAATTCAACGTCACCAATGCTCAGCTCAATCGATTGAATTACACCGAAACCAACCATACTCTCTCTTACAACCTCGCCCTCAACATCACCCTCACAAACCCCAATAAGAAAATCTTATTTAAGTTGACTGACATCCAAGTCATTGCATACCACCAAAACAAGAGATTTGGTCTTGTGACTTTGATGGATAGGCAAACATCGTTTgatcaaaaccctaaaagTTCAAGCGTTTTTAATAATGCAGTTATTCAAGGGTGGAAGCCTATGATGTTTGAGGAACCAGTGCTTCCCAATGCTGACCTTTACAATATTGATGTGGTGATTGCTTTCCGAGAAAAAGGTGCTGGATTGTCTGGCCAAGTCATGTGCAATCTGAAGCTTCCATTGAGTTTTAATGGAACATCATGGAATTGTTACAAGACTAGAAAGTGCTCCAAAGTTTTTTATTATCGGGGTTCCTAA